The Candidatus Arthromitus sp. SFB-mouse-Japan genome includes a region encoding these proteins:
- a CDS encoding DNA-3-methyladenine glycosylase family protein, producing MDFKNYRYLDNKIIVKKTNNFVLKHIFENGQCFRWERTNIGTYIIVAKGRVIELEMDSGDLLIHNSNVDDFENIWINYFDFERDYCKLKGELKHDKYLDIAINFGHGLRILNQDPFEMILSFIISSNNRIPMIKKAILSISEKYGDPISYKGRIYYKFPSLENLANLSQEKFRECSVGFRDKYLYNTVKLLNEDNDIEYIMNLNDDMCHKELQKFSGVGSKVSDCIMLFSMKKYSAFPVDVWVKRAMMKFYVAPDTSLKGIRDFGRELFKDSSGLAQQYLFYYVRENNIKV from the coding sequence ATGGATTTTAAAAATTATAGATATTTGGATAATAAGATAATTGTAAAAAAAACAAACAATTTTGTATTAAAACATATATTTGAAAATGGACAGTGTTTTCGATGGGAACGGACTAATATAGGTACATATATTATTGTTGCCAAGGGAAGAGTTATAGAATTAGAAATGGATAGTGGGGATTTGCTTATACATAATTCAAATGTAGATGATTTTGAAAATATTTGGATAAATTATTTTGATTTTGAGAGAGATTATTGTAAGTTAAAGGGAGAGCTAAAACATGATAAATATCTAGATATTGCTATTAATTTTGGACATGGTCTCAGGATATTAAATCAAGATCCATTTGAAATGATTTTATCTTTTATAATTTCATCCAATAATAGGATACCTATGATAAAAAAAGCTATACTAAGTATAAGTGAGAAATATGGTGATCCTATTTCCTATAAAGGAAGAATATATTATAAATTTCCAAGTTTAGAAAATTTGGCTAATCTTAGCCAAGAAAAATTTAGAGAATGTTCTGTTGGATTTAGAGATAAATATTTATATAATACTGTAAAATTACTTAATGAAGATAATGATATTGAGTATATTATGAATTTAAATGATGATATGTGCCATAAAGAATTACAAAAATTTAGTGGTGTTGGATCAAAAGTATCTGATTGTATAATGTTATTTTCTATGAAAAAATATTCGGCATTTCCAGTTGATGTTTGGGTGAAAAGAGCTATGATGAAATTTTATGTTGCTCCAGATACTTCATTAAAAGGCATACGCGATTTTGGAAGAGAATTATTTAAAGACTCTAGTGGACTTGCTCAGCAGTATTTATTTTATTATGTAAGGGAGAATAATATAAAAGTTTGA
- a CDS encoding PH domain-containing protein has protein sequence MGVFSTLMGNASNSDPNKLQEKVSDILFEGEEVVFAFSYVRDFILFTNYRIMFTDKQGVSGKKESIESIPYRSVVRFSIETKGVFDLDSEFKIWISGVDSPIESKFSGDKNILELQQFLGEKVCKK, from the coding sequence ATGGGAGTTTTTAGTACGTTAATGGGAAATGCTTCTAATTCTGATCCCAATAAATTGCAAGAAAAGGTATCAGATATATTATTTGAGGGTGAAGAAGTAGTATTTGCATTTTCATATGTAAGAGATTTTATTTTATTTACTAATTATAGAATAATGTTTACAGATAAACAGGGAGTTAGTGGAAAAAAGGAGAGCATAGAATCTATACCTTATAGAAGTGTAGTAAGATTTTCTATTGAAACTAAAGGAGTGTTTGATTTAGATTCTGAATTTAAGATTTGGATTAGTGGAGTAGATTCACCTATAGAGAGTAAGTTTTCTGGAGATAAAAATATATTGGAACTTCAACAGTTTTTAGGAGAGAAAGTTTGTAAAAAATAG
- a CDS encoding DUF1292 domain-containing protein: MSYYSKDDRFYMDFMDEDGNKITFEIITEIFLDGNKYLILGDDSQNNEDSYVVREDFSDQGVEYNFLDNEEEFSRVKKEYKKIIYG, translated from the coding sequence ATGAGTTATTATAGTAAAGATGATAGATTTTATATGGATTTTATGGATGAAGATGGTAATAAAATAACCTTTGAAATTATCACAGAAATATTTCTGGATGGGAATAAGTATTTAATACTTGGAGATGATTCTCAAAATAATGAGGATTCTTATGTTGTACGTGAAGATTTTTCAGATCAAGGTGTGGAGTATAATTTTCTTGATAATGAGGAAGAATTTAGTCGTGTAAAAAAGGAATATAAGAAGATCATATATGGATAA
- a CDS encoding SdpI family protein → MNKKIINNPLILSLALCLLPTILCSFIYNKLPDKIPTHFDINGNIDSYGSKLFICIILPLILCIFNIITHLIINNDPNKKNHNKSLKILIYFLAPLMSVIFIPTTILISLGININMSVIAPVFMSIIFIFIGNYLPKCRQNYTIGIRLPWTLNNKENWKKTHRLAGLLFVISGILNILITIIFPNLSFYTLTISLIVSAIIPAIYSFLMYKKYKNT, encoded by the coding sequence ATGAATAAAAAAATAATAAACAATCCCCTAATACTATCTTTAGCATTATGTTTATTACCTACAATATTGTGTTCATTTATATACAATAAACTTCCAGACAAAATTCCAACTCATTTTGATATAAATGGAAATATAGATTCCTATGGAAGCAAACTTTTTATATGTATAATTCTTCCATTAATTCTCTGTATTTTTAATATAATAACGCATCTCATTATTAACAATGATCCAAACAAAAAAAATCATAACAAATCCTTAAAAATACTAATTTATTTTTTAGCTCCACTAATGTCAGTAATATTTATCCCTACAACTATATTAATCAGCCTTGGAATTAATATAAATATGTCAGTAATTGCACCAGTTTTTATGTCAATTATATTCATATTCATAGGTAATTATCTACCAAAATGTAGACAAAATTATACAATAGGAATACGATTACCTTGGACATTAAATAATAAAGAAAATTGGAAAAAAACACATAGATTAGCTGGTTTACTATTTGTTATATCTGGAATATTAAATATACTTATAACCATTATATTCCCTAATCTGTCGTTTTACACCCTAACAATTTCATTAATAGTATCAGCTATAATACCGGCTATATATTCATTCTTAATGTATAAAAAATATAAAAACACCTAG
- a CDS encoding autorepressor SdpR family transcription factor translates to MGLKETFKALSDPIRREILTLLKKDKLSVGEIIENFNLTGATISYHLSILKKSGLIFESKYKNFIYYEINTSIFEEVILWFSEFGGKKK, encoded by the coding sequence ATGGGTTTAAAAGAAACATTTAAGGCTCTATCCGACCCTATTAGACGGGAAATACTAACTTTACTTAAAAAAGATAAATTATCTGTGGGAGAAATAATTGAGAATTTTAATTTGACTGGAGCAACTATATCTTATCATCTATCAATACTAAAAAAATCAGGACTTATATTTGAATCCAAATATAAAAATTTTATATATTATGAGATTAATACTTCAATATTTGAAGAAGTAATATTATGGTTCTCAGAATTTGGAGGTAAAAAAAAATGA
- a CDS encoding DUF896 domain-containing protein, with the protein MKQMIDRINYLYNKSKKFGLSDDEKLEQEKLRREYVKIIRGNFENQLKNYKKKDDK; encoded by the coding sequence ATGAAACAAATGATAGATAGAATAAATTATCTGTATAATAAATCTAAAAAATTTGGATTAAGTGATGATGAAAAGCTTGAACAAGAGAAATTAAGAAGGGAATATGTAAAAATAATTAGGGGAAATTTTGAGAATCAGCTCAAAAATTATAAGAAAAAGGATGATAAATAA
- the hprK gene encoding HPr(Ser) kinase/phosphatase produces the protein MCVSISDLIKTFKFEVIVGGDFSIKVKTTQLNRPGLQLTGYYSYFSNDRIQLIGMTEWSYMNSLDEESRDEKFKEYLEKSTPCIIVTRGLEIFESLEKYARIYGRTILRTNEDTTGIISRLKRYLDEKLAAETRVHGVLVDIYGFGILITGDSGIGKSETALELIKRGHRMISDDAVDFREIDREIIGYCPSITFGMLEVRGVGIIDITALYGLSSVLESKKLDLIIQLEHWKDDDSYDRLGIDDLYKDILGVKVKLVRIPIRPGRNVSVLVEAAAASYRYKLTGRLPAIDVIGERMKEIY, from the coding sequence ATGTGTGTAAGCATTAGTGATTTAATAAAAACCTTTAAATTTGAAGTTATTGTTGGAGGGGATTTTTCTATAAAAGTTAAAACAACACAATTAAATAGACCTGGACTTCAACTTACGGGGTATTATTCATATTTTTCGAATGATCGAATTCAATTAATTGGAATGACTGAGTGGTCTTATATGAATTCTTTAGATGAAGAAAGTAGGGATGAAAAATTTAAAGAATATTTAGAAAAATCTACTCCATGTATAATAGTGACACGTGGACTCGAAATTTTTGAATCATTAGAAAAGTATGCGCGCATATATGGGAGGACTATTTTAAGAACTAATGAGGATACCACTGGAATCATAAGCAGACTTAAAAGATATTTAGATGAGAAACTTGCAGCAGAGACTCGTGTCCATGGTGTTTTAGTTGATATATATGGATTTGGTATTTTAATTACAGGAGATAGTGGGATTGGTAAGAGTGAGACTGCTCTTGAACTTATAAAAAGAGGACATAGGATGATTTCTGACGATGCTGTCGATTTTCGGGAGATTGATAGGGAGATAATAGGATATTGTCCGAGTATAACTTTTGGTATGCTTGAGGTTCGTGGAGTTGGTATAATAGATATTACAGCTTTATATGGCTTATCTTCTGTTCTTGAAAGTAAGAAGTTAGATTTAATAATACAACTTGAGCATTGGAAAGATGATGATTCTTATGATAGGCTTGGGATTGATGATTTGTATAAAGATATTTTAGGAGTTAAGGTAAAACTTGTACGTATACCAATACGTCCTGGAAGAAATGTGTCCGTTCTCGTTGAAGCTGCAGCTGCAAGTTATAGATATAAGTTAACTGGTAGATTACCTGCAATAGATGTGATAGGTGAGAGGATGAAAGAAATCTATTAA